From Neisseria musculi, the proteins below share one genomic window:
- a CDS encoding glycosyltransferase family 2 protein, translating to MPTQKIPASATMLVKNSERYLAEVLAALADFDEVLLLDNGSADRTLEIAAGFANVRVCKHGFTGFGPMKNLAASLAKHPWIFSIDSDEVPDRELIESIRAAVEHNDPNTVYTLSRLNHYNGRLIKACGWYPDILPRLYHRNYAGFNNRRVHESLQIGQQNHLRSLKGRLKHYSFQNAEGLIQKMQQYSTLYAEENRYRKTSSVFKALLHGGTAFLKNYFLKRGIFYGADGLMISAANAQGSYYKYIKLYEHNRNMSVSLIVTTYNRPDALALVLKSALAQTRLPQEIIIADDGSDRRTTEVVGRFAQTSPVTVKHAWQKDEGFRAARARNRAIAAASSDYLIIIDGDMVLDPSFIADHAAVARKGRLIQGTRVLVSRQRTEEILAERLLPLPDLSFYSSGIKKRLSALRLPKLSKLLAGRGNRGHKGIKSCNMGFFRDDALAVNGFNNDFVGWGREDSEFAARCYHSGMKRHNLKFGGAAYHLWHHEAERAALPQNDALLKATLNEKKTRCGRGVDEFLETAPEQGSETPENIEGGAAEPPSR from the coding sequence ATGCCGACACAAAAAATACCCGCCAGCGCAACCATGCTGGTTAAAAATTCCGAACGTTATCTGGCCGAAGTGCTTGCCGCGCTGGCCGATTTTGACGAAGTATTGCTGCTGGACAACGGCTCGGCCGACCGCACGCTTGAAATTGCGGCAGGGTTTGCCAACGTGCGCGTGTGCAAACACGGGTTCACCGGTTTCGGCCCCATGAAAAACCTGGCTGCCTCCCTGGCCAAACACCCCTGGATTTTCAGCATCGACAGCGATGAAGTGCCCGATCGTGAATTAATCGAAAGCATACGCGCGGCGGTGGAGCACAACGATCCCAACACCGTTTACACCCTTTCGCGCCTCAACCACTATAACGGCCGCCTGATCAAAGCCTGCGGCTGGTATCCCGATATTCTGCCGCGCCTCTACCACCGCAACTATGCCGGTTTCAACAACCGGCGCGTACACGAATCGCTGCAAATCGGGCAGCAAAACCACCTGCGCTCGCTCAAAGGCCGTCTGAAACATTATTCGTTTCAAAACGCCGAAGGGCTGATTCAGAAAATGCAGCAATACAGCACGCTTTATGCCGAAGAAAACCGCTACCGCAAAACTTCTTCCGTGTTCAAAGCCCTGCTGCACGGCGGCACGGCGTTTCTGAAAAACTATTTTCTGAAACGGGGCATTTTCTACGGCGCAGACGGCCTGATGATTTCCGCCGCCAACGCCCAGGGTTCGTATTACAAATATATCAAACTCTACGAACACAACCGCAATATGAGCGTGTCGCTGATTGTCACCACCTACAACCGCCCCGATGCACTGGCACTGGTGTTGAAATCCGCCCTCGCGCAAACCCGCCTGCCGCAGGAAATCATCATCGCCGACGACGGCTCCGACCGCCGCACCACCGAAGTGGTGGGCAGATTCGCCCAAACCAGCCCGGTAACGGTCAAACACGCCTGGCAGAAAGACGAAGGCTTCCGCGCTGCCCGGGCGCGCAACCGCGCCATTGCCGCCGCTTCGTCCGACTACCTGATTATCATCGATGGCGATATGGTGCTCGACCCTTCGTTTATCGCCGACCATGCCGCCGTTGCCCGCAAAGGCCGCTTGATTCAGGGCACGCGCGTGCTGGTTTCCCGGCAGCGCACCGAAGAAATTCTGGCCGAGCGCCTGCTGCCGCTGCCCGATTTGTCGTTTTACAGCAGCGGTATCAAAAAACGCCTTTCCGCGCTGCGGCTGCCCAAATTGTCGAAACTGCTGGCCGGGCGCGGCAACCGCGGGCACAAAGGCATCAAAAGCTGCAATATGGGTTTCTTCCGCGATGATGCGCTGGCCGTGAACGGATTCAACAACGATTTTGTCGGCTGGGGGCGGGAAGACAGCGAATTTGCCGCCCGCTGCTACCATAGCGGCATGAAGCGGCACAACCTCAAATTCGGCGGTGCAGCCTACCACTTGTGGCACCACGAAGCCGAACGCGCCGCGCTGCCGCAGAACGATGCTTTGCTCAAAGCCACACTCAACGAAAAGAAAACCCGCTGCGGGCGCGGGGTGGACGAGTTTTTGGAAACCGCACCGGAGCAGGGCAGCGAAACGCCGGAGAACATCGAGGGTGGCGCGGCAGAACCGCCAAGCAGATAA
- the rnc gene encoding ribonuclease III, protein MKPDPVKQRALQQLQQRLGHTFQCPELLEQALTHRSFSSRNNERFEFVGDAILNYTVAKMLFETFPELPEGRLSRMRANLVNQETLAAVAVSLNVGGVLFLGAGELKSGGFNRPSILADALEAIFAAISFDAGFNTAEQTVRRLFAQRVTGADAEGQGGKDAKTLLQEALQARRLALPKYRIEAQHGEGCHTEFTVSCDLGELGCITTAKAGSRRTAEQQAAKQALAWLSEKYSG, encoded by the coding sequence ATGAAGCCCGACCCCGTCAAACAGCGTGCGCTGCAACAGTTGCAGCAGCGGCTCGGCCACACTTTCCAATGCCCCGAGCTGCTGGAGCAGGCGCTCACCCACCGCAGTTTTTCCTCACGCAACAACGAGCGTTTCGAGTTTGTTGGTGATGCCATACTCAACTACACCGTTGCCAAAATGCTGTTTGAAACCTTTCCCGAGCTGCCCGAAGGCCGCCTTTCGCGTATGCGCGCCAATCTGGTCAACCAAGAAACATTGGCCGCCGTTGCCGTTTCGCTGAACGTGGGCGGGGTGCTGTTTCTGGGGGCGGGCGAACTCAAAAGCGGCGGTTTCAACCGGCCTTCGATTCTGGCCGATGCGCTGGAGGCCATATTTGCCGCCATCAGTTTCGATGCCGGTTTCAACACCGCCGAGCAAACCGTGCGCCGCCTGTTTGCGCAGCGGGTGACCGGTGCCGATGCCGAAGGGCAGGGCGGCAAAGATGCCAAAACCCTGTTGCAGGAAGCCTTGCAGGCGCGCCGTCTGGCTCTGCCGAAATACCGCATCGAAGCGCAGCACGGCGAGGGCTGCCACACTGAATTTACCGTTTCCTGCGATTTGGGCGAGCTGGGCTGCATCACCACCGCCAAAGCCGGCAGCCGCCGCACCGCCGAGCAGCAAGCCGCCAAACAGGCGCTGGCGTGGCTGTCGGAAAAATATAGCGGGTGA
- the adk gene encoding adenylate kinase → MKVLLLGAPGAGKGTQAQFITAAFGIPQISTGDMLRAAIKAGTPLGLEAKKIIDEGGLVRDDIIIGMVKERIAQGDCKNGFLFDGFPRTLAQAEAMVEAGVDLDAVVEIDVPDAVIVNRMSGRRVHLPSGRTYHIAFNPPKTEGKDDVTGEDLIQRDDDKEETVKKRLEVYHGQTAVLIGFYSQITGERAPKYIKVDGTQAVEAVKAQVLAALGK, encoded by the coding sequence ATGAAAGTATTACTGCTTGGCGCACCGGGTGCGGGCAAAGGCACGCAGGCGCAATTTATCACCGCCGCTTTCGGCATTCCGCAGATTTCCACCGGCGATATGCTGCGTGCGGCGATTAAGGCCGGCACGCCTTTGGGTTTGGAAGCGAAAAAAATCATCGATGAAGGCGGCCTGGTGCGGGACGATATCATCATCGGCATGGTGAAAGAGCGCATCGCCCAGGGCGACTGCAAAAACGGTTTTCTGTTTGACGGCTTTCCGCGCACGCTGGCGCAGGCCGAAGCAATGGTGGAGGCGGGCGTGGATTTGGACGCGGTGGTGGAAATCGATGTGCCCGATGCGGTGATTGTAAACCGCATGAGCGGCCGCCGCGTGCATCTGCCCTCCGGCCGCACCTACCATATTGCGTTCAATCCGCCGAAAACCGAGGGCAAAGACGATGTAACCGGCGAAGATTTAATCCAGCGCGATGATGATAAAGAAGAAACGGTGAAAAAACGCCTCGAGGTGTATCACGGGCAAACCGCCGTATTAATCGGTTTTTACAGCCAAATCACCGGCGAGCGCGCGCCAAAATACATCAAAGTGGACGGCACACAGGCCGTTGAAGCCGTGAAGGCGCAAGTGTTGGCCGCTTTGGGCAAATAA
- the recA gene encoding recombinase RecA, translating into MADEKNKSEKNKPDDKSKALAAALAQIEKSFGKGSIMKMDGSHQDENLEVISTGSLGLDLALGVGGLPRGRIVEIFGPESSGKTTLCLEAIAQCQKNGNICAFIDAEHAFDPVYARKLGVKVEELYLSQPDTGEQALEICDTLVRSGGLDMVVVDSVAALVPKAEIEGEMGDSHVGLQARLMSQALRKLTGHIKKTNTLVVFINQIRMKIGVMFGSPETTTGGNALKFYASVRLDIRRTGQIKKGDDVLGNETKVKVIKNKVAPPFRQAEFDILYGEGISWEGELVDLGVKYGIVEKSGAWYAYNGAKIGQGKDNVRVWLKENPAVADEIDAAIRTKAGTNVQITEGRLDETDGDAPEE; encoded by the coding sequence ATGGCAGACGAAAAAAACAAATCCGAAAAAAACAAACCCGATGATAAAAGCAAAGCCCTTGCCGCCGCGCTGGCGCAAATCGAAAAAAGCTTCGGCAAAGGCTCCATCATGAAGATGGACGGCAGCCATCAAGACGAAAACCTGGAAGTGATTTCCACCGGCTCGCTCGGTTTGGATTTGGCCTTGGGTGTGGGCGGCCTGCCGCGCGGCCGTATCGTTGAAATCTTCGGCCCCGAATCTTCGGGCAAAACCACGCTGTGTCTGGAAGCCATCGCCCAATGCCAGAAAAACGGCAATATCTGCGCCTTTATCGATGCCGAACACGCCTTCGATCCGGTTTATGCGCGCAAACTCGGCGTAAAAGTGGAAGAGCTGTATCTCTCGCAGCCCGACACCGGCGAGCAGGCGCTGGAAATCTGCGACACACTGGTGCGCAGCGGCGGCTTGGATATGGTGGTGGTGGATTCGGTTGCCGCGCTGGTGCCCAAAGCCGAAATCGAAGGCGAAATGGGCGACAGCCATGTCGGCCTGCAGGCCCGCCTGATGAGCCAGGCATTGCGCAAACTCACCGGCCACATCAAAAAAACCAACACGCTGGTGGTGTTTATCAACCAAATCCGCATGAAAATCGGCGTGATGTTCGGCAGCCCCGAAACCACCACCGGCGGCAACGCCCTCAAATTCTACGCTTCCGTGCGCCTCGATATCCGCCGCACCGGCCAGATTAAAAAAGGCGATGATGTGTTGGGCAACGAAACCAAAGTGAAAGTGATTAAAAACAAAGTTGCCCCGCCTTTCCGCCAGGCCGAATTCGATATCCTCTACGGCGAGGGCATCAGTTGGGAAGGCGAACTTGTGGATTTGGGCGTGAAATACGGCATCGTTGAAAAATCCGGCGCATGGTATGCCTACAACGGCGCCAAAATCGGCCAGGGCAAAGACAATGTGCGCGTGTGGCTGAAAGAAAACCCCGCAGTTGCCGATGAAATCGATGCCGCAATCCGCACCAAAGCGGGCACCAACGTGCAGATTACCGAAGGCAGGCTCGATGAAACCGATGGCGACGCGCCCGAAGAATAA
- the trpE gene encoding anthranilate synthase component I: MISKQEYQAQAAAGYNRIPLVQELLADLDTPLSLYLKLANRPYTYLLESVVGGERFGRYSFIGLPCRTYLKASGKHVDVYHNSEITEQFDGNPLPFIEAFHARFKTPEIPGLPRFTGGLVGYFGYETIYHFEHFAHRFQNSGKPDTIGTPDILLMLSQELAVIDNLSGKIYLIVYADPAERNGYETARARLEELRTRLRQSCAIPLSLGSRKTEPQHETGKARYQEYVRKIRRYILDGDCMQVVPSQRMKLEFRDNPLSLYRALRTLNPSPYLFYYDFGDFHIVGSSPEILVRRERGNVIVRPIAGTRLRGKTPAEDAANEQELLGDAKEIAEHVMLIDLGRNDVGRISQTGRVSVTEKMTVERYSHVMHIVSNIEGRLKDNTANMDILAATFPAGTLSGAPKVRALEIIEELEPAKRCIYGGAAGCWGFNNDMDLAIAIRTAVIKNGTLYVQSGGGIVADSEEEAEWQETQNKARAVLRAAQMVQEGLDR, translated from the coding sequence ATGATTAGCAAACAAGAATACCAAGCCCAAGCCGCCGCAGGCTACAACCGAATCCCGCTGGTGCAGGAGCTTTTGGCCGATCTCGACACCCCCCTGTCGCTTTATCTCAAACTCGCCAACCGGCCCTACACCTACCTGCTCGAATCGGTGGTGGGCGGCGAACGTTTCGGCCGCTATTCCTTTATCGGCCTGCCCTGCCGCACTTATCTCAAAGCATCGGGCAAACACGTTGATGTGTATCACAACAGCGAAATCACCGAACAGTTTGACGGCAACCCGCTGCCTTTCATCGAAGCCTTCCACGCGCGCTTCAAAACACCCGAAATCCCCGGCCTGCCCCGCTTCACCGGCGGCCTGGTCGGCTATTTCGGCTATGAAACCATCTACCACTTCGAACACTTCGCCCACCGCTTTCAAAACAGCGGCAAGCCCGACACCATCGGCACACCCGATATTTTATTGATGCTCTCGCAAGAGCTGGCCGTGATCGACAATCTTTCCGGCAAAATCTACTTAATCGTGTATGCCGACCCCGCAGAACGCAACGGCTACGAAACCGCGCGCGCGCGGCTGGAAGAGCTGCGCACCCGCCTGCGCCAAAGCTGCGCCATCCCGCTCTCGCTGGGCAGCCGGAAAACCGAGCCGCAGCATGAAACCGGCAAAGCGCGTTATCAAGAATATGTGCGCAAAATCCGCCGGTATATTCTCGATGGCGACTGTATGCAGGTGGTGCCCAGCCAGCGCATGAAGCTCGAATTTCGCGACAACCCGCTCAGCCTCTACCGCGCCCTGCGCACGCTCAACCCCTCACCCTATCTGTTTTACTACGATTTCGGCGATTTCCACATCGTTGGCTCCTCGCCCGAAATTCTGGTGCGCCGCGAGCGCGGCAACGTTATCGTGCGCCCGATTGCCGGCACGCGGCTGCGCGGCAAAACCCCGGCCGAAGATGCCGCCAACGAACAAGAACTGCTCGGCGACGCCAAAGAAATTGCCGAACACGTGATGCTGATTGATTTGGGGCGCAACGATGTGGGGCGCATCAGCCAAACCGGCCGAGTGTCGGTTACCGAAAAAATGACGGTAGAACGCTATTCGCACGTGATGCACATCGTATCCAACATAGAAGGCCGTCTGAAAGACAACACCGCCAATATGGATATTCTGGCGGCCACCTTTCCGGCGGGCACGCTCTCCGGCGCGCCCAAAGTGCGCGCGCTGGAAATCATTGAAGAACTGGAGCCCGCCAAACGCTGCATCTACGGCGGTGCGGCCGGCTGCTGGGGGTTTAACAACGATATGGACTTGGCCATCGCCATCCGCACCGCCGTGATTAAAAACGGCACGCTCTATGTGCAGAGCGGCGGCGGCATCGTTGCCGACTCGGAAGAAGAAGCCGAATGGCAGGAAACCCAAAACAAAGCCCGCGCAGTGCTGCGGGCGGCGCAGATGGTGCAGGAGGGGTTGGATAGGTAA
- a CDS encoding GIY-YIG nuclease family protein, giving the protein MQPAVYILASQRNGTLYIGVTSNLIQRVYQHKNHLAQGFTAQYNMNLLVWYELHPTIESAIGKEKQLKKWNRQWKLRLIEANNPTWCDLWSEIME; this is encoded by the coding sequence ATGCAGCCTGCCGTTTATATACTCGCTTCCCAACGCAACGGCACACTTTACATCGGCGTAACCTCCAACCTGATACAGCGGGTGTATCAACATAAAAACCATTTGGCACAGGGTTTTACTGCGCAATACAACATGAATCTGCTGGTTTGGTACGAACTGCATCCAACAATAGAAAGTGCCATCGGTAAAGAAAAACAGCTTAAAAAATGGAACAGGCAATGGAAGTTGCGCCTGATTGAAGCAAACAATCCGACTTGGTGCGATTTATGGTCTGAAATTATGGAATAG
- a CDS encoding 5-(carboxyamino)imidazole ribonucleotide synthase, whose amino-acid sequence MQNTPILPPAMLGILGGGQLGRMFAVAAKTMGYRVTVLDPDPGAPAAEFADRHLCAAFDDAAALDELAKCAAVTTEFENVNADAMRFLSQHTRVSPSGDCVAVAQNRIQEKARIQKAGLQTAPHQAVCKPEDIGKECEALLPGILKTATLGYDGKGQIRVKTLDGLRAAFAELGGVACVLEKTVDLRGEISVVVCRLNSENVQTFDPAENIHENGILAYSIVPARFNADIQLQARQMARRLADELDYVGVLAVEMFVVGSTHELVVNEIAPRPHNSGHHTIDACAASQFQQQVRLMCGLPPADTRLLSACCMANILGDAWGANGREPNWLPLQNHPAAHLHQYGKKTARKGRKMGHFTVLAADADAAFESAKTLHGSL is encoded by the coding sequence ATGCAAAACACCCCCATCCTCCCTCCCGCTATGCTCGGCATTCTCGGCGGCGGCCAGCTCGGCCGTATGTTTGCCGTTGCCGCCAAAACCATGGGCTACCGCGTTACCGTACTCGACCCCGACCCCGGTGCGCCGGCCGCCGAATTTGCCGACCGCCATTTGTGCGCGGCATTCGATGATGCAGCCGCGCTGGACGAGCTGGCGAAATGCGCTGCGGTAACCACCGAATTTGAAAATGTGAATGCCGATGCGATGCGCTTTTTGTCGCAACACACCCGCGTGTCGCCGAGCGGCGACTGCGTTGCCGTTGCCCAAAACCGCATTCAGGAAAAGGCACGGATTCAAAAAGCCGGCCTGCAAACCGCGCCCCATCAGGCCGTCTGCAAGCCCGAAGACATCGGCAAAGAGTGTGAAGCGCTGCTGCCCGGCATTCTGAAAACCGCCACGCTGGGCTATGACGGCAAAGGCCAAATCCGCGTGAAAACTTTGGACGGGCTGCGCGCCGCGTTTGCCGAATTGGGCGGCGTAGCCTGCGTGCTGGAAAAAACGGTGGATTTGCGCGGCGAGATTTCGGTGGTGGTATGCCGTCTGAACAGCGAAAACGTGCAGACTTTCGACCCTGCCGAAAACATTCACGAAAACGGCATTCTCGCCTATTCCATCGTGCCGGCGCGCTTCAACGCCGATATCCAGCTGCAGGCGCGGCAGATGGCGCGCCGTTTGGCCGATGAGTTAGACTATGTGGGCGTGTTGGCGGTGGAAATGTTTGTGGTGGGCAGCACACACGAATTGGTGGTAAACGAAATCGCCCCGCGCCCGCACAACAGCGGCCACCACACTATTGATGCCTGCGCCGCGAGCCAGTTCCAGCAGCAGGTGCGCCTGATGTGCGGCCTGCCGCCGGCCGATACCCGCCTGCTTTCCGCCTGCTGCATGGCCAATATTTTGGGCGATGCATGGGGCGCAAACGGCAGAGAGCCAAACTGGCTGCCGCTGCAAAACCACCCCGCCGCCCATCTGCACCAATACGGCAAAAAAACTGCACGCAAAGGCCGCAAAATGGGGCATTTCACCGTGTTGGCCGCCGATGCGGATGCGGCGTTTGAAAGTGCAAAAACGCTGCACGGCAGTTTGTAA
- the era gene encoding GTPase Era, with product MNENISANLSDANGYRCGFVAIVGRPNVGKSTLMNHLIGQKISITSKKAQTTRHKVTGIYTDDTAQFVFVDTPGFQTEHRNALNKRLNQNVTEAMGGVDAVVFVIEAMRFTEADRRVVRLLPKHIPVLLVLNKIDLSKAKSPLELAAFIENVRAEFQFAGVETVSAKHGLGIAQLLHAIKPFLPEGAPLYPEDMVTDKSSRFLAAEIVREKLFRYLGEELPYAMNVEIEQFKEESSIYHIYIAVLVDKENQKPIVIGKGGEKLKKISTEARLDMEKLFDCKVFLKVWVKVKSGWADDVRFLNELGL from the coding sequence ATGAACGAAAATATTTCTGCCAATCTGTCTGATGCCAACGGCTACCGTTGCGGTTTTGTCGCGATAGTGGGTCGCCCCAATGTGGGCAAATCTACATTGATGAACCATTTAATCGGCCAAAAAATCAGCATCACCAGCAAAAAAGCACAAACTACCCGCCACAAAGTAACCGGTATCTACACCGATGATACCGCCCAGTTTGTTTTTGTGGACACGCCGGGTTTTCAAACCGAACACCGTAATGCTTTAAACAAGCGTCTCAACCAAAACGTTACCGAAGCCATGGGCGGCGTGGACGCGGTGGTGTTCGTTATCGAAGCCATGCGCTTCACCGAAGCCGACCGCCGGGTGGTGCGCCTGCTGCCCAAACATATTCCCGTGTTGCTGGTGTTGAACAAAATCGATTTGTCCAAAGCAAAATCGCCGCTTGAGCTGGCTGCCTTTATCGAAAACGTGCGTGCCGAGTTTCAGTTTGCCGGAGTGGAAACCGTCAGCGCCAAACACGGGCTGGGCATCGCCCAATTGCTGCACGCGATCAAGCCTTTTCTGCCTGAAGGAGCCCCGCTTTATCCCGAAGATATGGTTACCGATAAATCGAGCCGCTTTCTCGCCGCCGAAATCGTGCGCGAAAAGCTGTTCCGCTATTTGGGCGAAGAGCTGCCGTATGCCATGAATGTGGAAATCGAGCAGTTTAAAGAAGAAAGCAGCATCTACCATATCTATATTGCCGTTTTGGTGGATAAAGAAAACCAAAAGCCCATCGTGATCGGCAAAGGCGGCGAAAAACTGAAAAAAATATCCACCGAAGCCAGGCTGGATATGGAAAAACTGTTTGACTGCAAAGTGTTTTTAAAAGTGTGGGTGAAAGTGAAATCGGGCTGGGCAGACGATGTGCGCTTTTTAAACGAACTGGGCTTGTGA
- the argH gene encoding argininosuccinate lyase, which yields MNDGKTWSGRFNEPVSELVKKYTGSVGFDKRLAKWDIQGSLAHAQMLCEAGVLSAEDLAAIRKGMAGIIAEIESGQMTWSLDWEDVHMNIERRLTDKIGDAGKRLHTGRSRNDQVATDIRLWLRDQITDIQSLICDLQSALIDLAEQNAEAVMPGFTHLQVAQPVSFGHHMLAYVEMFGRDFERMADCRRRVNRMPLGAAALAGTTFPIRRETTAALLGFEAICQNSLDAVSDRDFAVEFTAAAGLVMVHLSRLSEELIVWMSPRFGFIDIADRFCTGSSIMPQKKNPDVPELVRGKSGRVIGHLTALMLLMKSQPLAYNKDNQEDKEPLFDTADTLIDTLRIYADMMRGVTVKPENMRAAVMQGFATATDLADYLVKKGMPFRDSHEVVALAVRHADGQGVDLSGLPLDVLQGFSDLVGEDVYEVLTPEGSLNARNHLGGTAPEQVRRQVKRWRGLLADIQNAG from the coding sequence ATGAACGATGGCAAAACCTGGTCGGGCCGTTTTAACGAGCCTGTATCCGAGTTGGTAAAAAAATATACAGGCTCAGTCGGTTTCGACAAACGCCTGGCAAAGTGGGATATACAAGGCTCGCTGGCACATGCGCAGATGCTTTGCGAAGCGGGTGTGTTGAGTGCGGAAGACCTTGCCGCCATCCGCAAAGGAATGGCCGGCATTATAGCAGAAATCGAATCGGGCCAGATGACTTGGTCATTGGATTGGGAAGATGTGCACATGAACATCGAACGCCGCCTCACCGATAAAATCGGCGATGCCGGCAAACGCCTGCACACCGGCCGCAGCCGCAACGACCAAGTTGCCACCGACATCCGCCTGTGGCTGCGCGACCAAATCACCGATATACAGAGCCTTATCTGCGATCTGCAAAGTGCATTAATCGATTTGGCCGAACAAAACGCCGAAGCGGTGATGCCCGGTTTCACCCATCTGCAAGTGGCGCAGCCCGTGAGCTTCGGCCACCATATGCTGGCCTATGTGGAAATGTTCGGCCGCGATTTCGAGCGCATGGCCGACTGCCGCAGGCGCGTCAACCGTATGCCTTTGGGTGCGGCGGCGCTGGCCGGCACCACCTTTCCCATCCGGCGCGAAACCACGGCCGCGCTGCTGGGGTTTGAAGCCATCTGCCAAAACTCGCTCGATGCCGTGTCTGACCGCGATTTTGCCGTTGAATTTACCGCCGCCGCCGGCCTGGTTATGGTGCATTTGAGCCGCCTTTCCGAAGAGCTGATTGTGTGGATGAGCCCGCGCTTCGGCTTTATCGATATTGCCGACCGTTTCTGCACAGGTTCTTCCATCATGCCGCAGAAGAAAAACCCCGATGTGCCCGAGCTGGTGCGCGGCAAATCAGGCCGTGTTATCGGCCACCTCACCGCGCTGATGCTGCTGATGAAATCCCAGCCGCTGGCCTACAACAAAGACAATCAGGAAGACAAAGAACCGCTTTTCGACACCGCCGATACCTTAATCGACACCCTGCGCATCTATGCCGATATGATGCGCGGCGTAACTGTCAAGCCCGAAAACATGCGCGCCGCCGTGATGCAGGGTTTTGCCACCGCCACCGATTTGGCCGATTATCTGGTGAAAAAAGGCATGCCGTTTCGCGACTCGCACGAAGTGGTTGCCCTGGCTGTGCGCCATGCCGATGGGCAGGGTGTGGATTTGAGCGGGCTGCCGCTGGATGTGCTGCAGGGTTTTTCGGATTTGGTGGGCGAAGACGTGTATGAAGTGCTCACCCCCGAAGGCAGCCTCAACGCCCGCAACCATTTGGGCGGCACCGCGCCCGAGCAGGTGCGCCGGCAGGTGAAACGCTGGCGCGGCCTGCTGGCGGACATACAAAATGCAGGGTAG
- a CDS encoding sensor histidine kinase — MPIIRQIHSWFAVPDLRNFGTIARLVLTSMLALLLFPLINHSSENYLRQVYENAAWAAPTLLLILIKGYALANRFSNVTESRFGVPIVHLSNLLLFVLVDYVILGERMAFWQHFFLFNFFALGFMYTEASRRYSLAPSLSEARLSALTARIRPHFLFNSLNAAISLIRLRPYDAETLLENLANLFRAQLRDGSQNSTLGQEIEWAQEYIAIEQIRMGHTRVQVMWQHHAPDDAETPHLLLQPLLENAVFHGIESTHRPGCISVLTTRQKHWIYIRIENPYIPTDSRENAKPHKGNSMALRNLKERLVLMYDNDAVIKSRQLDGIFRVDIRLPYRRKASDLKKLFG, encoded by the coding sequence ATGCCTATTATACGTCAAATACACTCTTGGTTTGCAGTGCCGGATTTACGCAATTTCGGCACCATTGCGCGCTTGGTGCTGACCAGCATGCTGGCCTTACTGCTGTTTCCGCTGATTAACCATTCTTCTGAAAACTATCTCAGGCAGGTTTACGAGAATGCAGCCTGGGCAGCACCCACGCTGCTGCTGATTCTGATAAAAGGTTATGCGCTGGCAAACAGGTTTTCAAACGTTACCGAATCCAGATTCGGCGTACCAATCGTACACCTTTCCAACCTTTTGCTGTTTGTATTGGTCGATTATGTGATACTGGGCGAGCGCATGGCGTTTTGGCAGCATTTTTTCCTGTTTAATTTTTTTGCTTTGGGTTTTATGTACACCGAAGCATCACGCCGTTACAGCCTGGCTCCCTCGCTTTCCGAAGCACGCCTCTCCGCGCTGACCGCCCGCATCCGCCCGCACTTTCTGTTTAACAGCCTTAACGCCGCCATCAGCCTGATCCGTCTGCGCCCCTATGATGCGGAAACCCTGCTCGAAAACCTGGCCAACCTCTTCCGCGCCCAACTGCGAGACGGCAGCCAAAACAGCACACTGGGCCAGGAAATCGAATGGGCTCAGGAATACATCGCCATCGAACAGATCCGCATGGGGCACACGCGCGTGCAGGTCATGTGGCAGCACCATGCGCCCGATGATGCCGAAACCCCCCACCTGCTGTTGCAGCCCCTGTTGGAAAACGCCGTATTCCACGGCATTGAATCCACCCACCGCCCCGGCTGTATTTCAGTATTGACCACGCGGCAGAAGCATTGGATCTATATCCGCATCGAAAACCCCTACATCCCCACCGACAGCCGGGAAAACGCCAAGCCCCACAAAGGCAACTCTATGGCGCTGCGCAATCTGAAAGAGCGTTTGGTGCTGATGTACGATAACGATGCGGTCATCAAAAGCCGCCAGCTTGACGGTATTTTCCGCGTAGATATCCGCCTGCCCTACCGCCGGAAGGCTTCCGATTTAAAGAAATTGTTCGGTTAA